Genomic window (Vampirovibrionales bacterium):
GTTGCTGGAGACCAGCTCCTTGAATTTTTTACCCGCCGAGAACGCAGGAATATTTTTAGCAGGAATCTGGATGCTCGCGCCCGTCTGCGGGTTACGCCCCGTGCGGGAGGAGCGCTTACGGCGCTCGAAGGTTCCAAAACCAACCAACGTAACTTTCTTACCCTTAGAGACGGATTTCTCAATGGCGTCCAGGGCCGCAGAAATCACATCAGCAACCTGCTTTTGCGGGTATTTGGTTTTTTTGGCGACTTCTTGAACCAATTCTTCTTTATTCACAAGAGAATCCTCCATCGACAACCTGAACAAGGCGATTATAGGGGCAGTCTCAGAATTTGGCAAGCCCAAAGGCTTGCGCCACATACGGAAGTAGTCATTTTTAACATATGCGCGCATATACCCAGGCGCCGCGACGCCCGGTCGCCGAATCAGCCCTTTTGCATCGCGCGACAGGCGCGAAAGCCTCGCCAAAGATGGAATAGCACATAACCGTGGACAGCCAGTATCAGCCAGTCCTGCAAGAAGAGCGTAATGACGGCATCTCCGACATAGGCGAGCATCCCCAGCGCAAACGCCCACCCGTGGCCGCGATGCGCCAGCGCGCCCATGACGCAGTAAAAGACCAGCATCAAAAATTCCAGCGAGTAGCTGAGCATCACGCCGACAGGACCAAAAGCGGCGGCCACGCCATTCATCAAGATCGACGCGCCCAGCCCGAAAATCATGACGACGCTTGCGCCGCTGGCGCTTAGAATCGTATTGACCAGCGATAAGCCCGCCAGCCAGTAAAACCAACTGGCCCCGCGCGCCAAATGCGCCCGGTCTTCAGCGTGAGGGGATGCAGACGGCGGCGCGTCTGCGCTTACCGGTCCCACCGGCGCAAGGTCAGGCAGAGGCGATCGGTTCGGATTCAGGCTCATCATCGCTCCTTTGAATAAAGCGGGTAGGGGCAGGGAGTAGGGGCTTTATCGAATGAAACGCTCAAAACTTGAACCCTTCACGATAAAATGCCGATATGCTGATGATTGAAAGCTTTCGCGGATATGACGGCGCGGCCTTGCGTTACGGGCGTCTGCGCGGCGAGGGGCCGGCAGAGTCCGTGTTGCTGTATGTTCCGGGGTTAGGCGGATCGGTGAAGGGCGCGCTTGCGTTTCTCGGCGCATTACGGCCCCTCTTCGGCGAAATCTACGGACCGGATCTAAGAGGATTCGGCCTTAATAGCCATGTTACCGTGCCGCAACCCGTGCACTATCTCGACGATCTGGATGCATTCTGGCAAGAAAAAAGTCTGCAAACCCATGCGCCCGTTACTCTGTGCGCTATCAGCCTCGGGGCGGTTGTTGCGACGCATTGGGCTCTGGCGCATCCGGGGCAATTCAGCCGCATGATGCTCGTATCGCCCGCTTTCAAGCCGCATGCGGCGACATTCCCTTGGCATTACGCGTTACAGCGGCTCGCAGGACGCCTGCTGCGGGGCGAATCGCACCAGACGACGATGCCCTATACCATTGCAAAGCTCACGCGCAATCCCGAGCTGCTGAATGCGAAAGAGCTGATGTTTACGCCGCCCACCGTGCCGACGGATTTTCTGCTGGCAACGCGACCCTTCGCCGACGCCGCGTTTCAACGGCTGAGCGAGCTGACATTGCCGACGCTGGTTGTCGTCCCGGGTGACGATGAGGTCTGCGATCCCAACGCCATGCGACGCGGGTACGAGCGTATTCGCGCGCCTAAAATTCTGCACGACTATGGCGGGTTAAAACACGACGCGCTGATGGAGCCGGAATCCCCGCAAATTGCCGCCGACATGGCCGCATGGCTGCAAAACCCGGAACTTTGCCCGCCGGCAATCGTCTGTCGGCCTTGACGCGTCGCGCGATTCGCTTGACGGCGCCGGTCGCCGGATGGCTTAATAAGGCGTTTTCCATCGACCCTGAATTTTTGGGATCG
Coding sequences:
- a CDS encoding HU family DNA-binding protein — protein: MEDSLVNKEELVQEVAKKTKYPQKQVADVISAALDAIEKSVSKGKKVTLVGFGTFERRKRSSRTGRNPQTGASIQIPAKNIPAFSAGKKFKELVSSN
- a CDS encoding alpha/beta fold hydrolase — encoded protein: MLMIESFRGYDGAALRYGRLRGEGPAESVLLYVPGLGGSVKGALAFLGALRPLFGEIYGPDLRGFGLNSHVTVPQPVHYLDDLDAFWQEKSLQTHAPVTLCAISLGAVVATHWALAHPGQFSRMMLVSPAFKPHAATFPWHYALQRLAGRLLRGESHQTTMPYTIAKLTRNPELLNAKELMFTPPTVPTDFLLATRPFADAAFQRLSELTLPTLVVVPGDDEVCDPNAMRRGYERIRAPKILHDYGGLKHDALMEPESPQIAADMAAWLQNPELCPPAIVCRP